A DNA window from Vigna angularis cultivar LongXiaoDou No.4 chromosome 1, ASM1680809v1, whole genome shotgun sequence contains the following coding sequences:
- the LOC108321311 gene encoding uncharacterized protein LOC108321311: protein MENQGEVQEGMKVDIQQLKEQISQILEAMNALQSPKDSCAQQPQQRVPEVQTFPSYGLPPNYTPPSGVDLGHLDTQKAEGNAVEVEGELGATTFTIPGKTIQPGIENMIMKKQPETKSSSYVVTPADFKDDKSKLEVFEKRLRAIEGEGSFEFGDARKLCLVPDVVIPPKFRLPEFEKYRGNTCPWSHITMYCRKMAAYAHDEKLLIHIFQESLIGVALTWYMRLETTHIYSWKDLVDAFLRQYEYNKDLTPDRIQLQNMVKKESESFREYAQRWREIAVQVEPPLSDKEMTTIFLNTLQPPFYEHMISSVSSSFADIVVIGERVEGGIRNGKIALGPQLVASLNEYGPRHEKDKKRRVNSHFIAYPQMSHSHGSNRPIERRNYNRDEKVASFTPIPMTYTELLPYLLRRNLIKVCPTRPIRPPYPKSYDTNAKCDYHEGACGHSTEACKALKHKVQSLIDSGCLKFEESQSSTLARREFAPTNAMDK from the coding sequence atggagaaccaagGAGAAGTTCAAGAGGGGATGAAAGTCGATATCCAACAGCTGAAGGAACAAATAAGTCAAATCCTAGAGGCCATGAATGCCTTACAAAGCCCCAAAGATTCGTGCgcacaacaaccacaacaaagAGTTCCAGAAGTAcaaactttcccttcctatggtcttcCCCCAAATTATACTCCACCATCAGGAGTGGACTTGGGGCATCTTGATACTCAAAAGGCCGAAGGTAATGCAGTTGAAGTAGAAGGCGAGCTTGGGGCAACCACTTTCACAATTCCTGGGAAGACAATCCAACCAGGTATTGAGAAcatgataatgaaaaaacaacCTGAGACGAAGTCTTCATCTTATGTCGTTACACCAGCAGATTTTAAAGACGACAAGAGTAAATTAGAAGTCTTTGAGAAGAGGTTAAGAGCCATAGAAGGCgaaggaagttttgaatttggagatgcTAGAAAACTATGTTTAGTTCCTGATGTGGTGATACCTCCAAAGTTCAGGTTGCCAGAATTTGAGAAATATCGGGGAAATACTTGCCCATGGAGCCATATAACTATGTACTGCAGAAAAATGGCAGCTTATGCCCACgatgaaaaacttttgattcacATCTTCCAAGAAAGTTTAATTGGCGTAGCTCTGACTTGGTACATGCGCTTAGAAACTACTCACATCTATTCATGGAAAGATCTGGTTGATGCATTCCTAAGGCAGtatgaatataataaagatCTAACACCTGACAGAATACAACTGCAAAACATGGTGAAGAAAGAGTCTGAATCATTTAGAGAATATGCCCAAAGGTGGAGAGAAATTGCTGTTCAAGTAGAACCGCCTCTGAGCGACAAGGAGATGACTACCATATTTTTGAATACTCTACAACCACCATTTTATGAACACATGATAAGCAGTGTCTCCTCAAGTTTTGCTGACATAGTAGTAATTGGAGAGAGGGTCGAGGGTGGcataagaaatggaaaaattgcACTAGGCCCACAACTAGTAGCGAGTTTAAATGAGTATGGTCCTAGAcatgagaaagataaaaaacGAAGAGTTAACTCACATTTTATTGCCTATCCTCAAATGTCACATTCTCATGGGTCCAATCGACCCATTGAGCGAAGAAATTACAATCGTGATGAGAAGGTCGCCAGCTTCACTCCTATCCCCATGACCTATACAGAGTTACTGCCATATCTTCTCCGCAGAAACCTCATAAAGGTTTGTCCAACTAGACCTATACGACCTCCGTACCCAAAGAGCTATGACACAAACGCCAAGTGTGATTATCATGAAGGAGCGTGTGGACACTCAACAGAGGCATGCAAGGCTTTAAAGCATAAAGTGCAATCTTTGATCGATTcaggatgtttaaagtttgaagaaagtcAATCCAGCACTCTGGCAAGGCGTGAGTTCGCCCCTACAAATGC